GAAAGGTCTGCTTTTCCCATTTAATAACCCAtgaaccttttttttaaataaatgtttctgtttaaaaaaaatctaaaaactaAGAAGAGAAACAATTACATCACAATATAATATAGAAAGCCTCCAAGGCAGATAGAAAAATGATGCAAATTCTCTTCTGGCTTGAAGATTGATGCATGAACTTTTCTGAGGAATCTACAAACTCATTATGTTTCTCTATTTTAGAGGTTTGCTATTCATTGAAAAAAATACAGTTCTCTGTATTGACATCAAGAATAATTTTCAAATGCATTGGGGGGAAACAGGagttaaaaaataaagtaaaaatggaAAGTTCCCCCTTCCTTAACCTCCTCCAAATGAACAGAAATTAACAAACATTTCTACAATACTtctaacaaataaacaaacaaacaaacgtaAACGTTTTCTTGCAGAAGGAAAGTTCTTTGTTGGAACTATTAGGTTTGATCTGgttaggaaaacaaacaaacttttttaaaagcactATGTGTTTATTACTAAGTAATTCCCTTCAGCTGCTCTCTAGGAAATGTGGTTTCTTTTAACATACATGGTGAATGACTATCTACTAAAAAATGAGATAAAGCAGAAAGTATGAAAGGGCAAAATGGGTTGTTTTAATTTACTTTCATGAGcgatgcatttttttttcattccacgAAATTATCTCGCCCTCAATTCACTAAAACATGCACATGAACTAATAAGACAAATAAAACGCAAAAGATCTATTCCTGAAAAGAATACCATTAATTATTCCAAACCGTGAATTGTGTTGCTAAAGTCCTTTGCTAATAGGTTTGGGCATACTTAACCTCAACCATTACAAGACCAGTCTAGGGAAACACAGCTACGATTCTATTATTTGTGGCTGTTTGTGTCTAAGATCTGGGTTTTTACCCCCAAGCAACATGCTTAAAGGTTTTTAATGTGTTCAGAGTGGCACCATTTGGTCTGAGGTTTCCTAATTCTCTGGCGAGGCCTTTCCTGGAGGCTTCAACCCAGCAATTTTGGTTCTATTACAGCGTGCCTCTatgtcctcccccctccctccccgtgtTTTGAACCACTCTTCTCCAAGCAATGATTAGGGGATTGATGCTAATAAATAATATGACTCCACAAAGATGTGAAGCAATTCTGAGCATGTGGAGAGAGCGATTTTACAAAGAAATTGaaaagtaacacacacacacacacacaaaatcgaAGTAGGTCGAGtcgccaaaagaaaaaaaagatcaggaggaggaagatCGTTGTCCACACAATCAAATCTAAGTCACAAATATTGCGGTGTAGTAGTGATCCGCCTAGCCCCAGGATCTGAGAGAGGCGGTGTTCAATCTTTGTATCTTTCATGGTCACTgagttggtgaaagagacacgtTTTCCAGCTAGCTCCACACAACTCCCGTGACAACTCTTCACCCACTCTGGctttgcaagggggggggggaataaaaatGTTCTTCCAGTAATGGTCTTGAGTAACACAACCCAAAATGACACTCGCATCCTGACACACAAATACCCCAGCAAACGAGGAACTAGCTAGGGGAGTGGCTAAAGAGATGCATCTTCTGTTGCTTCCAGATTCCTGCTATGAAAATAATCAGACCTACAATCTAGGAGTTAACTTGAGAAGTCCGGGTCGATTAATGGGATTTTTTGCACTGTTATTAAACGTTGACTTAATGCGCTCAAAGGTTCAAAGCCAAGAAGATGTGCATTTCGCAGCTGGTCCTGATTAAATTGTTAAATAGACCACAAGTTGTCCACTGGGAAGAAACTTTAGCGAATAAAATAGACAGCGCCTGAGAATAGCTACATGTTTTGTGTAACAGAAAGGGGATCTTTCCTGTAGAATAAGACTTGAGGGCATTTGAACGGGCGTGTATGCTGGTAGCATAAAGGTGGAAGCCTGAGAAAGTATTTGCATGCCGTTCCAATGTGCGTGACACTTTCATTTAAGGAAACCTTTGTGACTCTCCAGCCCCATCCAAGCAATCCACACAACTTGCacagatggggtgggggtggggagtttgAATGGTGCCCCTTAACTCGCCATTTCTGCAATTTGTAAAACGCAGcaaaaacttcaaaaaaaaaaaaatacccggGACAGGAGGTGACAGGAGAAACGGTTTTCATCCAAGCAGTTTAAATACCTGTCGGTAATAAATGGTCCGAATCCCGCTATTGAGTGTCTTAAATCCTGCCTTCTATCCTGCGGCAGAGTTTAGCTTTTAGGGTTACCTGCAGACGTGCTGTCGTTGAAATCCCACGTTTTTGTAAAAGTTCATACATGAAAAGGCCCCCTTGCAATATTTTCCTGGCCCTTCCTATGTCTCCTGCAAAGTGCTAACCCCCCTCTGCGAACCTACCGAGCGTTTTTTCAGACTTCACCCACTTCAGAGAGGTGCCTGCATGAGAACTGATTTGAAAACCTACCTAGCCTCGCCAGCCTCTGCTGGAAAGGATGAGGTCACGCTTTCCCTTCACGGCTATTTTATCCCGAAATAAGTACCCCGTGTTTACCCCCAGTCGCCAGTTAGctcgaaatattttttgaaacaaGGGCCGCGCTGTTTCGCCATTCCCATAAACCTCCTTGCACTGTAAGGGATGGCTCGGAAtagcgcgttattttgaaatttggcgctccgccaaatttcaaaataacgcgctaTTTGGAACCATCCCTTTGGCGCGCCGCCAAATTTAAAATAACGCGCTATTTTGAACCATCCCTTTGGCGCgccgccaaatttcaaaataacgcgctatttcgaaCCATCCCTTTGGCGCtccgccaaatttcaaaataagctatttcgaaatagattggAGATAAGATACGCCATTTGCGAAGCGGGAATTGGGGAGCTTCTTTCGAATATAGGGTGCAGCCCAACTCTCATCCAGCTATGTTCCTGTTTTCTCCAAAAAACTTCTCCtcggttggttggtttgtttgtttgtttgtttgtttaaactccAAAGGGCCTTGAACTTGACAGCCCTGCAAATGAGTTTCCAGCTGCTCCACCGCAACCAAACAAAGCAGCAGCCTGTTTTTTATTTTCTCACCCTCAGTTTAAATCACCAAAAGGACGCGAGCGgtgtgcgtggggggaggggggcagtgtaaACCACACGCGAGAAATTCCAGCTTGGGATGGTGGGTGTCTTAGGAAAGCGATCGTATCAGACCGTCTTGCTCTTTTATCACTTTGATTCAAGTCGGGTCTATTGTGTCCGGTCAGACCGAACATACTTTAAGtgcatttccttccttccttccttccttccttccttccttccttccttccttccttcctttttttttaagacGAGCGGGAAAGCAATCCCAATGCAACTTTTTCATGTCGATTTTTTGGGGGAGCCGCATCTGCCCTCCATGTTGAGTGCTCAGCTTAAATTCCTTTgatcccccccacagccccccactctgaAACGCGCATTCTTTGGCACGCCTATAACCTGGTGCCAGGGACTCCATAGACTCCTTCTGCGCTGCGGAAGAGACCCTTTGTAGTGTCTCCTTGTTTTATTCTTAAAACAAGCGGCGGGGATGTGTACCCTGCCTGGCAGCATGCACATCGGTGTGAGGAGAGTACGGAGCGGAGCCCAGACTCTGGTGGATGGACTCCCCCGTCTGTCATTGGAATCCTTCGGAGATGGGGTtttggggagggtttttttttggacgAGTTCTGCGTACAGACCCGTTTTAATAGCTGCCTGGAAGTTCACTGCATTCATTGGTAGCCGGGACTGagcgggaagggggaagggaagagacgaAGAGATATGTGTGTTGGTgtttttgcatgtgtgtgtgatacATCGGCGTGTGTTTTTGCACTTCCGTGTCACCGGAATTGGAGCGTGATTTAAAACTCAACCTTCCTTCTGCCTCTCCGCGCTCTCTTCGTTGGGTTGCACATGGATAAAATGTACCGGCACAAAGGGGAAGGAAGCTAAGGCAGGCACCagattgtttcctttagtttgtCAATCAATTGCATCTGTAAATTTCCTTTCTCTCCAACCCTTCTCCACCGCGAGGGACCGAGAGATGGGGGTTAAGTGGCCTCTCTCGAGTGTGGAGTACCTTGGACATGAGACTCTTCCCCCAAACCTGGAAACTTTTATTGCATCCTGCGGAAACTGACCCGAGCGGTCTAAGGAAGAAATCTCCCAGCTCTGCCTTATGGATCAAGATTCCCGCTTGAGATCACCACAGCCCCATTGTCTTTTCCATTCGTGTGCAAGGGATTGAACCAGGAAGAGATTGGAAAATGcatattctcccctccccccacacttttccccccttctccatgAGATCTGGGACTATAGACACGAGGGAGGAAGGTGATGGGGAGTTCTCTGCTCATCTTACAAACTGCCATCACTTGCAATTATTTCATCCTTTTGGTTGGAATAACCCACCACCCAAATAACTGTTGTATAAGGAAAAGAGCAACAACCAGAGACCGAGCAATCGATCGcgacactgggaaattattttgaaataataactcctgtgtGAGGAATTATCTTATTTCGGGAGTCATTAGTTGGAAATAATAGCTTGGGCTGCACTAGggtctattttgaaagaacgacTGCTGAAATAAGTCTTAATTTCCAGAAacaattatttcgaaagaactgtcTATGGTAGGCCAGGTTATAGCAACTAcctccctcacctcttccctcctcctaaCAATTTGCAGCAACAAGCTGCTACAGAATCCGCTCACTACTCCCTTCCCATCCTCTACGATTTTAACTATACCCCCTCACTGCATGTAGAAACTAGGGCtgagaagtggggatttaacacAAGGCAGAGGAAATGTAGAATGTGACATTTTCTTTCCTTAGAAGGGCCATGAGAGAGAGTGTTGgacaaaactctctctctctctctctctctctgtgtgtgtgtgtgtgtgtgtgtgtgtgtgtgtgtgtgtgtgtgtgtgtgtgtgtgtgtgttggacaGGGCTCTGTACAGTGTGTATGTTATTATTGGCGCCTGCTTTAGAAAATAGATCTTCAGTGAAGATGTGGAATTTggtaccgtgttaaatgagggaTCAAAAAAGTCCATTTAAATCGGGGAGATCGGTCCCAAATTAAAAACAACGTCGGGTTTATTAATAAATTTAGCAGCGCATCTATTCAGGAGTGTGACATCTTCTTTTTAAATTAGAATCATTTGTGGTCGGTCACACATAGCGCTTCGCAACTTAATAAATAAGAAACACACAATGCTTTCATTGGGCGACCCCTCACACTGGAAATTGACGAGAAATACCTTTCCTTTAAAGGCGACTTTAAAGCTGGGACTTCCCTTCTTCCAAAACTTCCCGAGGTAACAAAGTCCCCCAAGTGACCTATGACTGAGCGTTCTATTCACTCCTCTGCCAACCCCCATCCGGCAGCTTTCAGGTTTAAAGGGGTTTAAAGAGGAATCGGTTCTGATGGAACAACAGAATaactctccaagggtatgtctacactaccaccctagttcgaactagggtggtagtgtagacataccccgatgGGGTAAGCATGGAAGGGTTACGGTGACGAGTCGCTAGGTTTTCACGTGCCACCAAGAAATCGGGGGCTTTGCAGTTTGCAATAAAGTTAAGTAACGGCCAAAATCATTAATTCTGCCAGCATTAGTAAATAAATCAAACAGAATCCAGAAGTTTGggactagatagatagatagatagatagattaaataaaacaaaatctatAATAGATAGAtacattaaataaaacaaaatctatAAGCTTGGGAGGGAAAAGATGAGAAGGGAAGAAAAACGGatgaatgaaaaagaaaagaaacccgTGTCTTCGCTTGTGATCATTACTATTATCAATAAATATAGTAATTGGCCATTAACCAACACTGGACTTCAGTTTATAAGATGGATGGTTAGAGTCCATCGTTCTGAACTAaaagcagtgattttttttaaagcatggcTAAACCCCCAGGAAAAAATTGTGTTGTAAAGAAAAGGATAACGTCTAGGAAAATCATTCAGAATCCAGAAGCGATCAAACACAATCGATACACCGACAGCTGCAAAAACAGTGATTTCTTAACAAAGAAGACAGCGTTAAAATAACCCTGGGAACGCAGCATAAATGTTTTCAAACAGTCAAGCTAGAATGCGCTCCTAATGTTAGCGTGCACAGTTGTACGGGGACGCATGTGTGTTTTTCAGGGCGGTGGGCACATGCCTGATACTACATAATATCTGCATAAAATAGAGTCGCACGCACAGAGTCCAACCTGCCTGTAGCTAATCCGGCCAACACTTGATATTCGTCCGGATAGCAGCAGCGTGACTGTAACatgaaaaggggttttttttattagtgttttacatgggggtggggggaaatgttgGGGGGTTTATGACATCACAAGGTGAAAGTATCCAATCCGCTCGCAGATGTGAGAAATTATTTGGTGGGGTGTTTCCTCTCATCTACTGTACTCCGGCAGCTTGTCTTTAAGAAGGTGGGAGCGACGTGGTGCCCCCACCCCCGTCCTTGCCAGATTTCCTGCTATAGCATTTTTCTCTCCCACGTCCCCAGCTTTGTTGGCTTCCGCATCTTCATGGCATTGCAGCGCGCAAGGGGAGCTGCGCGCTTTGGCCAGAGGGGTGATTTTTTAAAGCAATCTTGGACGCTGCAGGATGTTTggcttctttctttttctttctctccctctgccctttttggccggggagggggaaggggagagatccAGCCCTAGTGCAGCGGGAGGAACTGGGATGTTGCGAATCCTTAACCGGGTTTGAACTGGAAATCGACCGCTTagcagctggggattcccccctCTTTTGGTTTGATTGTGGGTTGGGGTTTGCGACTGAGGAGTGGGGGGGCCAgaggtccatgccccccaggcgAGAGACAAAGTACCTGCCCCTGGCAAAATGTTCCTGGCCTGCAAAGGGACCTTCGGGATTGTGCCCGGCAGCATGGATTACAAAGGGGAATTCCAGACCGGCTACCAAGAAATCGAAGGGATAAACCTGGGATACTTACAGGTCAACGGCACCCAGATGTTCGCTCTGGCCCAGGTCCTTAGCGACCTGTTTAAGGATATCCCCCGCACCACCATCAGCAAGAAGATGGAGACCTTGAAAATCAAGAGCCGGCGCTGCGACCTTCGGGAGCTGCGGACCCTCAAGGCCATCCGCTCCGTGCCCACCCGGGCAGTGAAATGCTCGCTCATCTCCAAGGCGGACCTGGAggcgctctgctcctcctgcaAGGGCCTCGGCCCCGggcggaggaagaggaagaggagggagcagctgctgctgcagggccccGGGGATCTGTTCGGCTGCCCccggcagcagctgctggccccgtgcagagctggcccctacTGCGCTCAGGAGCCGGGGATCCGCGCCAAGCTGGCCCCCGCGCCGACCGGGCTCTTGGGGGAGCCCTTCGGACCAGGCTTCCGAAACTATGACAAAGCCACCCGGGGCAGGAAGGGCCACGGTCTGGGCGGGCGCGGGGGGCTCTTTGCCGGCGTGCTGAGCGCCTACCCCCCGGATCTGCAGCTGCTGAACTCCGCGGCCCGGGCGCACGGGGCCGGGCCGGCGTCACCCCCGCCGCAGCCCGGCCGCTGCGCCAAAGGGCTCTTCcccgggcagcaggggcagggcgcGGCCAGGAAAGGCCGGCTCTTCCCGGGCTCCAAGAGGCAGGGCACCTCGGCCGGCTCCTCCAGCGACACGGACTCTAGCCTGGATTTCGGGGGCTCCAGCCCGGCCTCCTCCAGCGACTCCTCGGAGGAGGAGGACTCGTCGTGCAGCAGCGAGGAGGGCAGTTCCTCCGAGTCCGAGAGCAGCTCGCTGTGCAGCGGGGACTCGGTGCAGAGCACCCGCTACAGGCAGGCGGCTCTGCCCCGCTTCCAGCAGCTGCCCCCGCCGCCCCACCCGCCCAGGGACCTCGGCAGCGAAGAGAGACTCCCCGAGCCTCCCAAAGCCGCCCCGCGCCCCGATCCCAACCTGCTGCTCTGGGCTAGGACCCTGCGCGCCTCCGCTTTGGAAAGTTTGAGGCCGCTCCCAGCCGGGGAAGCCGGGGCCCGGGAGCAGGAGCACGCGAGCCCAAAGCAaggggggctccctgcccccgcctccccgaGCTGCAGCCGCCCCGGGGGggacccgcccccgcccccaaagCAGGGAAGCGGCGGGGAGGCGGCGGAGTTGCGCCAAGAGGCCTCGAACGACTCAGGCCTCGGGGAGCGAGCGGGGCCGCCCGGCTGCGCCCCCCCGGCCGCAGCGCAGGACTCGGGCGGGGGCCCGCtcagcccggccccccagctgcccccgggAGAGCCCCGCAGGGAGCATTTCGACAGGTTCATCCGGCAGTCCAAGCTGTGGTGTTACGCCAGGGGCTTCAGCGTGGACGGGAAAAGTTTGCGGCCCGGAGGGAGACCGGAGCCTGGCAAAGCCCCCGAGCTCCAGCCCCCCGGGCCCAAGCGAGCCCCGAGCCCCAGCAAGGCGGTGAGAGGCAGCGGCTCGGACCGGAATGCCAAGCGCAGGCGCCTGGCCAGAGGCGCCGAGGCAGAAAGGCAGCAAAGCGCCTCGAAGGGGAGGCCCTGCAAGACTCCGAGGGGGAAGGCCCCgaaggggaagggcagctgcAGACGCCCGGCCCTCCCAGCCCGGAATCCCTTCAGCCTCATGGGCAgcttcccctgcaccccctcgctGGTAGTGGGGGCGGATGGGGACTTGTGTCCCGCCGCCTCACTGTGCGTAAAGAACTCCGGGGCGCTCTCCAAAACGCACCCGCTGTGGAGCTGGCAGATGGGGGGCAGcgcccttcctgtgccccccagcctcaaATTCCGGGGCTGCGGCCTGGAGGGTTTCTAAGCGAGGCCAGAGGAATGTCTGCCAGGTTTACACGCAACagttgggggagtgggggagggagctgggaaccGGATTAATTCCCAAAGAGCCCAGCTGGAAGCGCCTGGAAGGCTCCCTGATTTTCAGCAGGGCTCAGCACCCCAACTTCTAACCCCAGCACCTTTTCAGCTGTCtgacatcccccctcccccatcacgctGCAGATTTGGAGACGGGGAGGAATGGGATTTTATCTCTGGTTGCGGCTCGGTTTCTTTTTGGGGGGTCCAGCTTTGGGGGGCTCTGTGCAAAAGTCAAACATCGACCCCCAATTCAGGGCAGCTTGAAAAAATACCTCAACCCCCTCCCTACATCAGTGGTTTATTCCAACCCAGCTGATTTGGCCTTAAAATGTGCATATTGACTGGGAAGCATTCAAGTGGTCTAAATTAATTTGTAGATTGTCCCCTCTCACTTCCTTAGTTTGTGGGAGAATGGAATGCTGTCCACCTATTAAACTGATCTCCACAAAGCtttcgaaagaaagaaagaaagaaagaaagaaagaaagaaagaaagaaagaaagaaagctgacGCAAAGAAAAAGGAATGTCTCtaatttccccctttccctgagAAATGCATTGATTTAAAATGCTCATCAACCTCGCAGGCAGAGAAAAATAGAGAAGAAATACCCCCTTTTGCATTAATCAATCTCAGACAAAAATTGCAAGCCGCTATGGAAACTAAATAATCTAGTTTATCgaccaaaaaggggggggggggacaaaaagCCACTAAGAAGCAGAGGAAGTTCTGTTTGCAGAAAGAAAATAAGCGGGTATCAGAGGAAATTATTGAAAACTAGGACATGTAaatgaaaaaagaggaaaaaaaaaccccgaagAGTTGTTTGCTGGATAGCCGAACTCAGATAGCCTCAAGGTAGCAGGCCTGTAAAAGCTTTATTGGAGCAAGAAATAGGATCCAGGGCATTAAGAATAGAGTACAGATGGACAATTTGATCCCTATTAAGTTCCAAAGTGGAATGCGGAGAAGAATGTTGAGAGACTGTTTCCCTTCTCGGCAGAGGAAATCCTATCTCAGTTTAACTCCTCGGACAAACCAGTGTCTTTGTTACTGGCCCTTTCGACTATTTCTGATTTGATTTCACCCTTCTCCGACATCAAAGTTCAGCTGGCTCTCTGAAGTCTGTTCTGTTTTGGAAATGTTAGACAAATCAAAGCTAGTGtggctttttgttgtttttgtccccccccccccaacaccaaatcCTTCCCAACACAAAATATTTTCAACAAAATGCAGATCTGCCACATTTTGAGGCCATGTGATTCCCTTCATTTCATCACCTTGGTGTGAATGTTTTAATTCACCCCTTCCCTACTGTCATAATTGACTCCACATACCTTGCCTACAcagtgagaaagaaagaaagaaagaaagaaagaaagaaagaaagaaagaaagaaagaaagaaagaaagaaagaaaggttggGGATAGTGTAGACTTACAATGAAAGCAAATATTGAAATCTGTCACCTGGAATTTTTAATATCATTCCATCGGTGGTAGAAAATAACTATCCATTATAGGTTAAATATTCTCTctgtattaatttatttttttctgtgagGCATATTGAATTATTTCGAtgctaaaacattctctctttttTGACTTTTTAATGACAGCTTTTCTCCTTTTAACACAAtcggtctccccccccccccccatgtgcctgTGAAATTGTAGCAATAACTGTGGACGGTTTAGAAATCCCCTCTAAGTGTGCGAGAGAAATGCCGGTTCTGTTGGAAGTCTCTCTCCCTTCTGCAGTTTGCTTTGAAACCTCTCTCCAGCAAACAGAATCCTTGCCTCCAATGCACACAGGCGCACAAACATGGAGGCTTCTGTTGTTCGCATTCAAACCCTGGTCTTTCTGGCTACCCGAAAGGGCTTTGgaaagcaaagccaaggagcgAGGGAAAGAGGCACGCAGGGAGAGAAGCACCCTTGGCTGGTTTTCGTGTCTTGGGGGCTTTCTTTTAAGGGCTTGCAGTCCTCCAGTGCCGGCTTCAATCTGCACATTTTGCTTCTTGATTCAAGGTCCAAATCAAATTCCTTAAAATGTGTCTTCCAGGGTTGTTATTTTTTGAGGGGGGCGGTCTGAAGTGGGGAATTTGCAAACAGATTCGTGTCGTTTGTTAATTGCAAACCCCTGTTGTTCGTGCAAGAGCTTGGGATAAACGtcaacaaagagagagagagagagagagagagagagcagttcGAAAATTCAGAAAGTCTGCAAGAGGGTTGCATGGCTGCGGGGGACTTCTGGCTCTGCTCTGAACGTGTGAACTCGTTTCTCTTTAATTATCATGCCTGGTCTGGAAGGCTAAGCCCTTAGACATGCAAAGCGCCCAGTGCAGTGAAAAGGAGAGAGGGTGGTTTTTTCCCTTTATTAGCCTGGATAAACTAA
This genomic interval from Pelodiscus sinensis isolate JC-2024 chromosome 29, ASM4963464v1, whole genome shotgun sequence contains the following:
- the EPOP gene encoding elongin BC and Polycomb repressive complex 2-associated protein, which codes for MFLACKGTFGIVPGSMDYKGEFQTGYQEIEGINLGYLQVNGTQMFALAQVLSDLFKDIPRTTISKKMETLKIKSRRCDLRELRTLKAIRSVPTRAVKCSLISKADLEALCSSCKGLGPGRRKRKRREQLLLQGPGDLFGCPRQQLLAPCRAGPYCAQEPGIRAKLAPAPTGLLGEPFGPGFRNYDKATRGRKGHGLGGRGGLFAGVLSAYPPDLQLLNSAARAHGAGPASPPPQPGRCAKGLFPGQQGQGAARKGRLFPGSKRQGTSAGSSSDTDSSLDFGGSSPASSSDSSEEEDSSCSSEEGSSSESESSSLCSGDSVQSTRYRQAALPRFQQLPPPPHPPRDLGSEERLPEPPKAAPRPDPNLLLWARTLRASALESLRPLPAGEAGAREQEHASPKQGGLPAPASPSCSRPGGDPPPPPKQGSGGEAAELRQEASNDSGLGERAGPPGCAPPAAAQDSGGGPLSPAPQLPPGEPRREHFDRFIRQSKLWCYARGFSVDGKSLRPGGRPEPGKAPELQPPGPKRAPSPSKAVRGSGSDRNAKRRRLARGAEAERQQSASKGRPCKTPRGKAPKGKGSCRRPALPARNPFSLMGSFPCTPSLVVGADGDLCPAASLCVKNSGALSKTHPLWSWQMGGSALPVPPSLKFRGCGLEGF